Proteins from a single region of Eublepharis macularius isolate TG4126 chromosome 9, MPM_Emac_v1.0, whole genome shotgun sequence:
- the LOC129335859 gene encoding retinoic acid-induced protein 3-like encodes MTTEGPPRGCGNISSDYYLLCDTVKDWGIVLESLATAGVLTTIILILALFCLICKVQDNCKRSLIPVQFFFLLGTLGIFGLTFAFIIKLNERTAPTRFFLWGVLFALCFSCLLVHAFNLIKLVRGRTPSSTPMSLVITFSLTIVQIIIAIQYVIINIETLKQKNEMDQQSRDDFVLLLIYVLFLMALLFVVCLFVFCGPYRRWKRHGAHIFITSLFSIGIWVAWITLLMKPNRNSSWDDPVMSVALVANGWVFLILYAVPEFCFLTAPEKPGDYPPENNFCQPKHMKKTYGVENRAYAQEDNTAAPEEIGDHPYIPYSTHFQLETLESQQDFSIPRPKTRPSPYQGYAGGKGVK; translated from the exons ATGACCACTGAAGGCCCCCCCAGAGGCTGTGGCAACATAAGTAGTGACTATTACCTCCTCTGTGACACTGTCAAAGATTGGGGCATTGTTCTAGAAAGCCTGGCTACAGCTGGTGTTCTCACCACCATCATCCTCATACTGGCGCTTTTTTGCCTCATCTGTAAAGTCCAAGACAACTGTAAGAGAAGCCTGATCCCAGTCCAGTTCTTCTTCCTTCTGGGCACTCTAGGAATCTTTGGCCTCACCTTTGCCTTCATCATCAAGCTTAATGAAAGAACTGCCCCCACTCGCTTCTTCCTTTGGGGAGTCCTCTTTGCCCTCTGCTTCTCCTGTCTCCTTGTCCATGCCTTCAACCTTATCAAGCTGGTGAGAGGAAGAACCCCAAGTTCAACACCGATGTCACTGGTTATCACCTTCAGCCTCACCATTGTACAAATTATCATAGCCATACAGTATGTAATCATCAATATAGAAACACTCAAGCAGAAAAATGAGATGGATCAACAAAGCCGTGATGACTTTGTTTTGCTTCTAATCTATGTGCTGTTCCTCATGGCCCTGCTCTTTGTTGTCTGTTTGTTTGTATTCTGTGGGCCATACAGAAGGTGGAAGAGGCATGGAGCACACATATTCATCACTAGCTTGTTCTCCATTGGTATCTGGGTGGCCTGGATCACCTTGCTGATGAAACCCAATCGAAACAGCAGCTGGGATGATCCCGTTATGAGTGTTGCTCTGGTAGCTAATGGATGGGTCTTCCTGATTTTGTATGCAGTGCCTGAATTTTGCTTCCTTACTGCTCCAGAAAAGCCTGGAGACTACCCTCCAGAAAATAATTTCTGCCAGCCTAAACACATGAAGAAAACTTATGGAGTAGAGAACCGAGCCTATGCTCAGGAGGACAACACAGCAG cTCCAGAAGAAATTGGGGACCATCCATATATTCCTTATTCAACTCATTTTCAGCTGGAG ACCCTTGAGTCTCAACAGGATTTTTCCATCCCACGACCTAAAACACGGCCTAGTCCATACCAAGGATATGCTGGCGGGAAAGGGGTCAAGTAA
- the LOC129335307 gene encoding retinoic acid-induced protein 3-like: protein MASTTAPPPGCGNIDPDYYFLCDVCAAWGIGLETLAAAGVLASLILLMAFFALSWMVKDKNKKNLIPIQFLFILGTLGIFSLTFAFIIRLNNKTGSVRFILYGVLFALCFSCLLTHASNLIKLVRGKAPLSKLSMLVRAVGLTFIQIIIAVKYIIITVERDGIDMAKMGREQRNKDFVMLLIYVLVLMVFSFMISMFTSCGPYKGWKRHGMHISVTLLFSIAIWSSWISMLLLSGIPTNGEQSRWDDPLISVALVVNGWVFLMMYTIPEICFLTIPHQPEDYPSEEILWKSTGRQQSVEAGSTQAPDKEGAEEDILFPPNGTGFQPKDPKPKPCFSIPRTMLHPAYRQEMMVRYEAKRLAKGTHTSI, encoded by the exons ATGGCTTCCACCACGGCGCCTCCTCCAGGATGTGGCAACATTGACCCTGACTACTATTTCCTCTGTGATGTGTGTGCAGCCTGGGGCATTGGCTTGGAAACTCTGGCTGCTGCAGGCGTTCTGGCTTCTCTGATCCTCTTGATGGCATTCTTTGCTCTTAGCTGGATGGTCAAAGACAAAAacaagaaaaacctgattcccaTCCAATTCCTCTTCATTCTGGGTACCCTAGGAATATTCAGCCTCACCTTTGCTTTCATCATCCGGCTCAATAATAAAACTGGCTCCGTACGCTTCATCTTGTATGGAGTCCTCTTTGCACTTTGCTTCTCCTGTCTTCTGACCCATGCCTCTAATCTCATCAAACTGGTGAGAGGAAAGGCCCCTCTTTCCAAGTTATCAATGCTGGTACGTGCTGTTGGCCTCACATTCATTCAGATTATCATAGCTGTCAAATACATCATTATCACTGTAGAAAGAGATGGCATAGACATGGCCAAAATGGGAAGAGAACAGCGCAACAAGGACTTTGTCATGCTCCTGATCTACGTACTTGTCCTCATGGTCTTCTCCTTTATGATATCCATGTTCACTTCCTGTGGACCATACAAAGGCTGGAAGAGGCATGGGATGCACATCTCTGtcactctcctcttctccataGCCATCTGGAGTTCATGGATCAGCATGCTGCTCTTGAGTGGCATCCCTACCAATGGGGAGCAAAGCCGATGGGATGACCCCCTTATTAGTGTTGCTTTGGTGGTGAACGGATGGGTCTTCCTCATGATGTATACAATACCCGAGATCTGCTTCCTTACTATCCCACACCAGCCTGAAGATTACCCTTCAGAAGAGATTCTCTGGAAGTCCACAGGCAGACAACAGAGTGTTGAAGCAGGGAGTACTCAAG CTCCAGATAAAGAAGGAGCTGAAGAAGACATTTTGTTCCCCCCAAATGGAACTGGATTCCAGCCAAAG GACCCTAAACCCAAACCATGTTTCTCTATTCCCCGGACAATGCTTCACCCTGCATACAGACAGGAAATGATGGTGCGCTATGAAGCCAAGAGGCTGGCCAAAGGCACACATACTTCAATATGA